A window from Salarias fasciatus chromosome 11, fSalaFa1.1, whole genome shotgun sequence encodes these proteins:
- the LOC115396831 gene encoding protein tyrosine phosphatase type IVA 3 encodes MSKVALATMNRPAPVELCHKNMRFLITHNPTDSTLNSFIEDLKRYGATTVVRVCDVTYDKTPLEKDGITVVDWPFDDGAPPPSKLVDDWLSLLKKKFQEDPGSCVAVHCVAGLGRAPVLVALALIESGMKYEDAIQLIRQKRRGAINSKQLTYLEKYRSKQRLRFKDSHTHKNKCCIM; translated from the exons ATGTCAAAGGTCGCACTGGCCACCATGAACCGTCCGGCTCCGGTGGAACTGTGCCACAAAAACATGAGGTTTCTCATCACGCATAACCCGACAGACAGCACCCTCAACTCCTTTATAGAG GATTTGAAGCGGTATGGTGCCACGACGGTGGTCCGAGTCTGCGACGTCACCTACGATAAAACACCCCTGGAAAAAGACGGCATCACTGTGGTG GACTGGCCTTTTGATGATGGGGCCCCCCCGCCCAGTAAGCTGGTCGATGACTGGCTGAGTCTGCTGAAGAAGAAATTTCAGGAGGATCCTGGAAGCTGTGTAGCCGTTCACTGTGTGGCAGGACTGGGAAG GGCTCCTGTGCTTGTTGCTTTGGCTCTGATCGAAAGTGGGATGAAGTACGAGGATGCCATTCAACTCATCAGACA GAAACGTCGTGGAGCGATCAACAGTAAACAGCTCACCTATCTGGAGAAATACCGATCAAAGCAAAGACTCCGCTTCAaagactctcacacacacaagaataAGTGTTGCATCATGTGA